The proteins below are encoded in one region of Myxococcales bacterium:
- a CDS encoding serine/threonine protein kinase, with protein MLPDTPSATFPYRILARVGAGAMGEVYEAEDIELGRKVAIKVIKASFVESLPERDAEDALRRFVQEARAAAAFSHPGVTVVHRVGTEGGWPYIAMEWLDGRALEAVLAEHQRLSVEQTARVGLEVLSVLEAAHRTGITHRDVKPANLMVTRDRRIKVTDFGIARVQGRTSHTRVGQVLGTPQYAAPEQLAGRPIDVRADLYSVGAVLYECVVGRPPFEAESLYELMSKVQAERPLPASRQVAGVSAESTLSSRRLSQRIPTLDFRAPGEMARALQPFLATRPAASVAGPQAPVSGSGATLLRAPTLHVDGTSPHAIVGEVARGVAIASARSAGCSAAIGTALRPAPACSGLLRGRRAVRAVALICDGVLFQAFDVASGLRGTRSSRSCRALRMSPSSAVHRTLSHVPWPSSPLLAPSAPRLSGLDAAIVDVRQLATRLEGEGFDGTVRLRRNDQVAFLLFSKGKRILEVFGSGWPRAADGTRWEDWVAATGATVSVEDRRNAFPAITYRQQLREFALEVVRATEASPNAARSDSRAQAQMLQLLAATSVTSELPAESVVRSLLDADPRLASRAGSLSTSRTSSSSFVG; from the coding sequence ATCGAGCTCGGCCGAAAGGTGGCAATCAAAGTCATCAAGGCGAGCTTTGTCGAGTCACTCCCGGAGCGTGATGCAGAGGATGCGCTTCGGCGCTTCGTGCAGGAGGCGCGGGCCGCTGCCGCCTTCTCACATCCGGGCGTGACGGTCGTGCATCGCGTCGGTACGGAGGGCGGCTGGCCGTACATCGCCATGGAGTGGCTCGACGGTCGCGCTCTGGAGGCCGTGCTGGCGGAGCACCAGCGCCTCTCGGTGGAACAGACGGCGCGGGTCGGGCTCGAGGTCCTCTCTGTGCTCGAGGCAGCCCACCGTACCGGAATCACCCATCGCGACGTCAAGCCGGCGAACCTGATGGTGACGAGGGATCGTCGCATCAAGGTCACCGACTTCGGCATCGCCCGCGTCCAGGGTCGAACCTCGCACACACGCGTGGGCCAGGTGCTCGGAACGCCCCAGTACGCCGCACCGGAGCAACTCGCAGGTCGACCGATCGACGTACGAGCGGACCTCTACTCCGTCGGCGCCGTGCTGTACGAATGCGTAGTCGGGCGACCTCCGTTCGAGGCAGAGTCGCTGTACGAGCTGATGAGCAAAGTTCAGGCCGAGCGACCCTTGCCGGCGAGCCGTCAGGTTGCCGGGGTGTCGGCAGAATCGACGCTCTCCTCGCGAAGGCTCTCGCAAAGGATCCCGACGCTCGATTTCCGAGCGCCCGGGGAGATGGCGCGGGCGCTCCAGCCCTTCCTGGCCACCCGCCCAGCCGCAAGCGTCGCGGGGCCGCAGGCGCCGGTGTCCGGTTCCGGCGCGACTCTCTTGCGAGCCCCGACGCTCCACGTCGACGGGACGAGCCCTCATGCCATCGTCGGAGAGGTCGCAAGGGGGGTGGCCATCGCGAGCGCTCGGTCGGCAGGATGTTCCGCGGCTATTGGAACGGCTCTTCGACCGGCCCCTGCATGCTCCGGCCTTCTGCGGGGCCGTCGAGCTGTCCGGGCGGTTGCGCTCATCTGCGACGGCGTCCTGTTTCAGGCCTTCGATGTCGCATCGGGGCTTCGGGGGACGCGATCATCGAGAAGCTGCCGGGCGCTGCGGATGTCACCCTCTTCAGCTGTCCACCGAACCTTGAGCCACGTGCCGTGGCCCTCCTCGCCTCTTCTTGCGCCCAGCGCGCCCCGACTGTCGGGGCTCGACGCCGCGATCGTCGATGTGCGGCAGCTCGCGACGCGACTCGAGGGGGAGGGCTTCGACGGCACGGTCCGTCTGCGTCGCAACGACCAGGTTGCCTTTCTCTTGTTCAGCAAGGGCAAGCGCATCCTCGAGGTTTTCGGAAGCGGATGGCCCAGAGCCGCCGATGGGACGCGTTGGGAGGACTGGGTCGCCGCCACTGGAGCCACCGTAAGCGTCGAGGACCGCCGGAACGCATTTCCGGCGATAACCTACCGACAGCAGCTACGCGAATTTGCGTTGGAGGTAGTTCGCGCGACCGAGGCGAGCCCGAACGCCGCGCGGTCAGACTCGCGGGCGCAGGCGCAGATGCTGCAGCTTCTGGCCGCCACGTCAGTCACCTCCGAGCTTCCGGCCGAGTCGGTCGTGCGCTCGCTTCTCGATGCGGATCCGCGCTTGGCCTCGCGCGCTGGCTCCTTGTCGACGTCACGCACCAGTTCGAGCAGTTTCGTCGGATGA